In Xenopus laevis strain J_2021 chromosome 2S, Xenopus_laevis_v10.1, whole genome shotgun sequence, a genomic segment contains:
- the LOC121400565 gene encoding traf2 and NCK-interacting protein kinase-like isoform X1, which produces MLFCAPWRKPQAESRSLSEIYKPPDGRLTKDVLLGEGGTGEVYKGRHHRRGVVAVKIANISRDEESVMRELKFLQQFGGHKNIASYYGAYYRAPLTECSSEHLEVRNDLLYRVHSSQSPLEVIEYMTLNNFYILQIVLEYCGGGSLHTLISRTNGQSLKETWIGYVCKEVLKGLHHIHKNRAVHRDIKSLNIMLTETAKVKTIDFGNSWDLDPQTGLCHEADGTAHWMAPEAIRQKGQRLAYDTKCDIWSLGITAIEMAEGKPPYADEYPVEHLIREAQPPRLQSNNWSQNFVSFLESCLKKDPSERGSAEELLQHPFVTQLPPKKIIRAEIENHLRILHVREPGVPSGE; this is translated from the exons ATGCTATTCTGCGCCCCCTGGAGGAAG ccACAGGCGGAATCCAGATCCCTCTCCGAGATTTATAAG cctcctgatggtcggctgaccaaggaTGTGCTTCTTGGAGAAGGCGGCACCGGAGAAGTCTACAAG ggaCGACACCATCGAAGAGGCGTGGTAGCGGTGAAGATCGCCAACATCAgccga gatgaagagtcagtcatgagggagctgaagtttctccagcagTTCGGAGGACACAAGAACATTGCCTCTTACTATGGAGCTTACTACAGGGCTCCACTCACGGAGTGCTCATCGGAGCACTTGGaagtaagaaatgatttactgtatcgtGTTCATTCCTCTCAATCTCCACTGGAAGTGATAGAATACATGACcttaaataatttctatatattgCAGATTGTTCTCGAGTACTGTGGTGGCGGCTCTCTCCACACCCTCATCAGCAGGACCAatggccaatccctgaaggagacctggattggctatgtctgcaaggaggttttaaag GGGCTGCACCACATCCACAAGAACCGGGCCGTTCATAGAGACATCAAGAGCCtgaacatcatgctcacagagacGGCCAAAGTGAAGACCA tcgactttggaaacAGCTGGGACCTGGATCCGCAGACTGGATTGTGCCACGAAGCAGACGGGACTGCACATTGGATGGCACCCGAGGCCATAAGGCAGAAGGGCCAGCGCCTGGCGTacgacaccaaa tgtgacatctggtcgctgggcataaccgccatcgaaatggccgagggaaaaccac CATACGCAGATGAATACCCGGTGGAGCACCTGATTAGAGAAGCCCAACCACCGAGGCTTCAATCAAACAACTG gtcacAAAATTTTGTGTCCTTCTTGGAGTCCTGCCTGAAGAAGGATCCTTCGGAGAGAGGGAGTGCTgaagaactcctgcagcacccatttGTCACCCAACTGCCGCCTAAGAAGATCATCAGGGCTGAGATTGAAAACCATCTCCGGATTCTgcatgtcagggaaccgggagttccctctggggagtag
- the LOC121400565 gene encoding traf2 and NCK-interacting protein kinase-like isoform X2, producing MLFCAPWRKPQAESRSLSEIYKPPDGRLTKDVLLGEGGTGEVYKGRHHRRGVVAVKIANISRDEESVMRELKFLQQFGGHKNIASYYGAYYRAPLTECSSEHLEIVLEYCGGGSLHTLISRTNGQSLKETWIGYVCKEVLKGLHHIHKNRAVHRDIKSLNIMLTETAKVKTIDFGNSWDLDPQTGLCHEADGTAHWMAPEAIRQKGQRLAYDTKCDIWSLGITAIEMAEGKPPYADEYPVEHLIREAQPPRLQSNNWSQNFVSFLESCLKKDPSERGSAEELLQHPFVTQLPPKKIIRAEIENHLRILHVREPGVPSGE from the exons ATGCTATTCTGCGCCCCCTGGAGGAAG ccACAGGCGGAATCCAGATCCCTCTCCGAGATTTATAAG cctcctgatggtcggctgaccaaggaTGTGCTTCTTGGAGAAGGCGGCACCGGAGAAGTCTACAAG ggaCGACACCATCGAAGAGGCGTGGTAGCGGTGAAGATCGCCAACATCAgccga gatgaagagtcagtcatgagggagctgaagtttctccagcagTTCGGAGGACACAAGAACATTGCCTCTTACTATGGAGCTTACTACAGGGCTCCACTCACGGAGTGCTCATCGGAGCACTTGGaa ATTGTTCTCGAGTACTGTGGTGGCGGCTCTCTCCACACCCTCATCAGCAGGACCAatggccaatccctgaaggagacctggattggctatgtctgcaaggaggttttaaag GGGCTGCACCACATCCACAAGAACCGGGCCGTTCATAGAGACATCAAGAGCCtgaacatcatgctcacagagacGGCCAAAGTGAAGACCA tcgactttggaaacAGCTGGGACCTGGATCCGCAGACTGGATTGTGCCACGAAGCAGACGGGACTGCACATTGGATGGCACCCGAGGCCATAAGGCAGAAGGGCCAGCGCCTGGCGTacgacaccaaa tgtgacatctggtcgctgggcataaccgccatcgaaatggccgagggaaaaccac CATACGCAGATGAATACCCGGTGGAGCACCTGATTAGAGAAGCCCAACCACCGAGGCTTCAATCAAACAACTG gtcacAAAATTTTGTGTCCTTCTTGGAGTCCTGCCTGAAGAAGGATCCTTCGGAGAGAGGGAGTGCTgaagaactcctgcagcacccatttGTCACCCAACTGCCGCCTAAGAAGATCATCAGGGCTGAGATTGAAAACCATCTCCGGATTCTgcatgtcagggaaccgggagttccctctggggagtag